A genomic segment from Klebsiella africana encodes:
- a CDS encoding anthranilate synthase component 1, translating to MQTSKPALELLTSDAIYRENPTALFHQLCGARPATLLLESADIDSKDDLKSLLLVDSALRITALGDTVTIQALSANGAALLELLDGALPSGIANQRQPNGRILTFPAVSTLLDEDARLCSLSVFDAFRLLQELVTVPANEREAMFFGGLFAYDLVAGFEDLPQLQSDTACPDYCFYLAETLLVIDHQTKHTRIQASLFTPLESEKQRLEQRLSQLRQQLNEPPAPLPVTTVAEMRCDVDQSDEEYGAVVRKMQRAIRAGEIFQVVPSRRFSLPCPSPLAAYDVLKKSNPSPYMFFMQDNDFTLFGASPESSLKYDAVSRQIEIYPIAGTRPRGRRADGSLDRDLDSRIELEMRTDHKELSEHLMLVDLARNDLARICTPGSRYVADLTKVDRYSFVMHLVSRVVGELRQDLDVLHAYRACMNMGTLSGAPKVRAMQLIAAAEGKRRGSYGGAVGYFTAHGDLDTCIVIRSAYVQEGIATVQAGAGIVLDSVPQSEADETRNKARAVLRAIAQAHHAKEIF from the coding sequence ATGCAAACATCTAAACCGGCACTCGAGCTTCTCACCAGCGACGCCATCTACCGGGAGAACCCGACGGCGTTATTCCACCAACTGTGCGGCGCCCGTCCGGCTACGCTGCTGCTGGAATCCGCTGACATCGACAGCAAAGATGACTTAAAAAGCCTGCTGCTGGTCGACAGCGCGCTGCGCATCACCGCTCTTGGTGACACTGTCACTATTCAGGCACTTTCCGCTAACGGCGCCGCGCTGCTGGAACTGCTGGACGGCGCGCTGCCCTCCGGGATCGCCAATCAGCGCCAGCCCAACGGCCGCATCCTGACCTTCCCCGCGGTCAGCACCCTGCTCGATGAAGACGCGCGTCTCTGCTCGCTGTCGGTGTTTGACGCCTTCCGTCTCCTGCAGGAGCTGGTGACCGTCCCCGCCAACGAGCGTGAAGCGATGTTCTTCGGCGGCCTGTTCGCCTATGACCTGGTGGCCGGTTTTGAAGATCTCCCGCAGTTGCAAAGCGACACCGCCTGCCCGGACTACTGCTTCTATCTGGCGGAGACCCTGCTGGTCATTGACCATCAGACCAAGCATACCCGCATTCAGGCCAGCCTCTTCACCCCGCTGGAGAGTGAAAAACAGCGCCTGGAGCAGCGCCTGAGCCAGCTGCGTCAGCAGCTGAACGAGCCGCCGGCGCCGCTACCGGTCACCACCGTGGCCGAAATGCGCTGCGACGTCGACCAGAGCGATGAAGAGTACGGCGCGGTGGTGCGTAAAATGCAGCGTGCGATCCGCGCCGGGGAAATCTTTCAGGTAGTCCCGTCCCGCCGCTTCTCGCTGCCCTGCCCGTCGCCGCTGGCCGCTTATGATGTGCTGAAGAAGAGCAACCCCAGCCCGTACATGTTCTTTATGCAGGACAATGATTTCACCCTGTTCGGCGCCTCGCCGGAAAGCTCGCTGAAGTATGATGCCGTTAGCCGTCAGATTGAGATCTACCCCATCGCCGGCACGCGGCCACGCGGCCGCCGCGCCGACGGCTCGCTGGATCGCGATCTCGACAGCCGCATCGAGCTGGAAATGCGCACCGACCATAAAGAGCTTTCCGAACACCTGATGCTGGTGGACCTGGCGCGTAATGACCTGGCGCGCATCTGCACCCCGGGCAGCCGCTATGTCGCCGATTTAACCAAGGTTGACCGCTACTCCTTCGTGATGCATCTGGTCTCCCGTGTAGTAGGCGAATTGCGTCAGGATCTCGACGTCCTCCACGCCTATCGCGCCTGCATGAATATGGGCACCCTCAGCGGCGCACCGAAGGTCCGCGCCATGCAGCTGATTGCCGCCGCCGAAGGTAAACGCCGCGGCAGCTACGGCGGCGCGGTGGGCTATTTCACCGCCCACGGCGACCTCGACACCTGCATCGTCATCCGTTCCGCCTATGTTCAGGAGGGTATCGCTACCGTCCAGGCCGGCGCCGGCATTGTGCTCGACTCGGTTCCCCAGTCGGAAGCGGATGAGACCCGAAATAAAGCCCGCGCGGTGCTGCGCGCCATTGCCCAGGCCCATCACGCGAAGGAGATTTTCTGA
- the trpD gene encoding bifunctional anthranilate synthase glutamate amidotransferase component TrpG/anthranilate phosphoribosyltransferase TrpD has product MADILLLDNIDSFTYNLADQLRANGHNVVIYRNSVPAQALIERLGTMDNPVLMLSPGPGTPSEAGCMPELLTRMRGKLPIIGICLGHQAIVEAYGGYVGQAGEILHGKASSIEHDGLAMFAGLANPLPVARYHSLVGSNIPAGLTINANFNGMVMAVRHDADRVCGFQFHPESILTTQGARLLEQTLAWALQKLEHTNTLQPILEKLYQAETLSQQESHQLFSAVVRGEVKPEQLAAALVSMKVRGEQPQEIAGAATALLENAAPFPRPDYLFADIVGTGGDGSNSINISTASAFVAAACGLKVAKHGNRSVSSKSGSSDLLAAFGINLDMNADKSRAALDELGVCFLFAPKYHTGFRHAMPVRQQLKTRTLFNVLGPLINPAHPPLALIGVYSPELVLPIAETLRVLGYQRAAVVHSGGMDEVSLHAPTVVAELHNGEIKSYQLTADDFGLTPYHQAQLAGGTPEENRDILTRLLQGKGEAAHEAAVAANVAMLMRLHGHEDLKANAQQVLDVLHSGAAYDRVTALAARG; this is encoded by the coding sequence ATGGCTGACATTCTGCTGCTCGATAATATCGATTCCTTTACCTATAACCTGGCAGACCAGCTGCGGGCCAACGGCCATAACGTAGTGATTTATCGCAACTCCGTCCCGGCTCAGGCGCTGATTGAGCGTCTGGGCACCATGGACAACCCGGTGCTGATGCTCTCCCCGGGCCCGGGTACGCCGAGCGAAGCTGGCTGCATGCCGGAACTGCTGACCCGTATGCGCGGCAAGCTGCCGATCATCGGCATCTGCCTCGGCCACCAGGCCATTGTCGAAGCCTACGGCGGCTATGTCGGCCAGGCGGGCGAGATCCTCCATGGCAAAGCCTCCAGCATTGAGCACGACGGCCTGGCGATGTTTGCCGGTCTGGCTAACCCGCTACCGGTCGCGCGCTATCACTCGCTGGTCGGCAGCAATATACCCGCCGGGCTGACGATTAATGCCAATTTCAACGGTATGGTGATGGCCGTGCGTCACGATGCGGATCGGGTGTGCGGCTTCCAGTTCCACCCGGAATCGATCCTCACCACTCAGGGCGCGCGACTGCTGGAGCAGACTCTGGCCTGGGCGCTGCAGAAGCTGGAGCATACCAACACCCTCCAGCCGATCCTCGAGAAGCTGTACCAGGCGGAAACCCTGAGCCAGCAGGAGAGCCACCAGCTGTTCTCCGCCGTCGTGCGCGGCGAAGTGAAGCCTGAGCAACTGGCCGCCGCGCTGGTCAGTATGAAAGTGCGCGGCGAGCAGCCGCAGGAAATTGCCGGCGCCGCCACCGCGCTGCTGGAAAACGCCGCGCCGTTCCCGCGCCCGGACTACCTGTTTGCCGATATCGTCGGCACCGGTGGCGACGGCAGCAACAGCATCAATATCTCCACCGCCAGCGCCTTTGTCGCTGCCGCCTGCGGGTTAAAAGTGGCAAAACACGGCAACCGCAGCGTCTCCAGTAAATCAGGCTCTTCTGACCTGCTGGCGGCCTTCGGCATTAATCTCGATATGAACGCCGATAAATCCCGCGCCGCGCTCGATGAGCTGGGGGTGTGCTTCCTGTTCGCGCCGAAATACCACACTGGTTTCCGCCATGCGATGCCGGTCCGCCAGCAGCTGAAGACCCGCACCCTGTTCAACGTGCTGGGGCCGCTGATCAACCCGGCGCATCCGCCGCTGGCGCTGATTGGCGTCTACAGCCCGGAACTGGTGCTGCCGATCGCCGAGACCCTGCGCGTGCTGGGTTATCAGCGCGCGGCGGTGGTGCACAGCGGTGGGATGGATGAAGTCTCGCTGCATGCGCCTACGGTGGTGGCCGAACTGCATAACGGGGAAATTAAAAGCTATCAGCTAACCGCCGACGACTTCGGCCTGACGCCTTACCATCAGGCGCAGCTGGCGGGCGGCACCCCGGAAGAAAACCGTGACATTCTGACGCGCTTGCTACAAGGTAAAGGTGAAGCCGCTCACGAAGCCGCCGTCGCCGCCAACGTCGCCATGTTGATGCGTTTACACGGGCATGAAGATCTGAAAGCTAACGCTCAGCAGGTACTGGATGTGCTGCACAGCGGCGCGGCCTATGACAGAGTGACCGCCTTAGCGGCAAGAGGGTAA
- the trpCF gene encoding bifunctional indole-3-glycerol-phosphate synthase TrpC/phosphoribosylanthranilate isomerase TrpF: MQTVLAKIVADKAIWVEARKQQQPLASFQNEVVPTQRNFYDALAGTRTAFILECKKASPSKGLIREDFDPAAIASIYKHYASAISVLCDEKYFQGSFDFLPIVSKVAPQPILCKDFTIDPYQIYLARYYQADACLLMLSVLDDEQYRQLSAVAHSLNMGVLTEVSNEEELERAIALKAKVVGINNRDLRDMSIDLNRTRQLAARLGPDVTVISESGIHTYAEVRELSHFANGFLIGSALMEQADLEAAVKRVLLGENKVCGLTRPQDAQVAWESGAIYGGLIFVPTSPRAVNDAQAKAVIAAAPLQYVGVFRNAPLDEVVARAQALGLAAVQLHGDEDQAYIDALRDALADNVRIWKALSVGETFPARTLRHVDKYLLDNGQGGSGQRFDWSLLQGQDLRNVMLAGGLGADNCVEAAKSGCAGLDFNSGVESQPGIKDASKLASVFQTLRAY; the protein is encoded by the coding sequence ATGCAAACCGTTTTAGCAAAAATCGTTGCCGACAAAGCGATTTGGGTGGAAGCCCGCAAACAACAACAACCGTTAGCCAGTTTTCAGAATGAGGTCGTTCCGACGCAGCGCAATTTCTATGACGCACTGGCTGGCACCCGCACCGCGTTTATTCTCGAGTGCAAAAAGGCCTCGCCGTCGAAGGGGTTGATTCGCGAGGATTTCGATCCGGCAGCGATCGCCAGTATCTACAAGCACTACGCCTCGGCGATCTCGGTGCTGTGTGATGAGAAATATTTCCAGGGCAGTTTCGATTTTCTGCCGATCGTCAGCAAGGTCGCGCCGCAGCCGATCCTGTGTAAGGACTTCACCATCGACCCTTACCAGATTTACCTGGCGCGCTACTATCAGGCCGACGCCTGCCTGCTGATGCTCTCGGTGCTCGACGATGAACAATATCGCCAGCTCTCCGCGGTGGCGCACAGCCTGAATATGGGCGTGCTGACCGAAGTCAGCAATGAAGAGGAGCTGGAGCGCGCCATCGCCCTGAAGGCGAAGGTGGTGGGCATTAACAACCGCGACCTGCGCGATATGTCGATTGACCTTAACCGCACCCGTCAGCTGGCGGCGCGTCTCGGCCCGGATGTCACGGTGATCAGCGAATCCGGCATCCATACCTATGCTGAAGTGCGCGAGCTGAGCCACTTCGCCAACGGCTTCCTGATCGGCTCCGCCCTGATGGAACAGGCTGATCTGGAAGCAGCGGTTAAACGCGTGCTGCTCGGCGAGAACAAAGTGTGCGGCCTGACGCGCCCGCAGGATGCCCAGGTGGCCTGGGAGTCCGGCGCCATCTACGGTGGCCTGATTTTCGTCCCGACTTCGCCGCGGGCGGTGAATGACGCCCAGGCCAAAGCGGTGATCGCCGCTGCGCCGTTGCAGTACGTCGGCGTGTTTCGCAATGCGCCGCTGGACGAGGTGGTCGCCCGCGCCCAGGCTCTGGGGCTGGCCGCCGTACAGCTGCACGGTGATGAAGACCAGGCCTATATCGACGCGCTGCGCGACGCCCTCGCGGACAACGTCCGCATCTGGAAAGCGCTGAGCGTCGGCGAAACCTTCCCGGCCCGTACGCTCCGCCATGTCGACAAATACCTGCTCGACAACGGCCAGGGCGGCAGCGGCCAGCGCTTTGACTGGAGCCTGCTGCAGGGCCAGGATCTGCGCAACGTCATGCTGGCGGGCGGCCTGGGGGCGGATAACTGTGTGGAAGCGGCCAAAAGCGGCTGTGCCGGACTCGATTTCAATTCAGGCGTAGAGTCGCAACCCGGGATAAAAGACGCCAGCAAGCTGGCCTCCGTATTCCAGACGCTGCGCGCATATTAA
- the trpB gene encoding tryptophan synthase subunit beta — MSTLLNPYFGEFGGMYVPQILMPALRQLEEAFVSAQKDPAFQAEFTDLLKNYAGRPTALTKCRNLTEGTRTTLYLKREDLLHGGAHKTNQVLGQALLAKRMGKTEIIAETGAGQHGVASALASALLGLKCRIYMGAKDVERQSPNVFRMRLMGAEVIPVHSGSATLKDACNEALRDWSGSYEKAHYMLGTAAGPHPFPTIVREFQRMIGEETKAQILEKEGRLPDAVIACVGGGSNAIGMFADFIEETNVGLIGVEPAGHGIESGEHGAPLKHGRVGIYFGMKSPMMQTADGQIEESYSISAGLDFPSVGPQHAFLNSTGRADYVSITDDEALDAFKALSRHEGIIPALESSHALAHALKMMRENPEKEQLLVVNLSGRGDKDIFTVHDILKARGEI; from the coding sequence ATGAGCACTTTACTGAACCCCTACTTCGGCGAATTCGGCGGCATGTATGTGCCGCAGATCCTGATGCCCGCCCTGCGCCAGCTGGAAGAAGCCTTTGTCAGCGCGCAGAAGGACCCGGCCTTTCAGGCGGAATTCACCGACCTGCTGAAAAACTACGCCGGTCGTCCGACGGCCCTGACCAAATGCCGGAATCTGACCGAAGGCACCCGCACCACCCTGTACCTGAAACGCGAAGATCTGCTGCACGGCGGCGCGCACAAAACCAACCAGGTGCTGGGCCAGGCTCTGCTGGCCAAACGGATGGGCAAAACCGAGATTATCGCCGAGACCGGCGCCGGCCAGCACGGCGTCGCCTCAGCGCTGGCCAGCGCCCTGCTCGGCCTGAAATGCCGTATCTACATGGGCGCCAAGGACGTCGAGCGCCAGTCGCCGAACGTCTTCCGTATGCGCCTGATGGGTGCCGAGGTGATCCCGGTGCACAGCGGCTCCGCCACGCTGAAAGATGCCTGTAACGAGGCGCTGCGCGACTGGTCCGGCAGCTACGAAAAGGCGCACTATATGCTGGGCACCGCTGCCGGTCCGCACCCGTTCCCGACCATTGTGCGTGAATTCCAGCGCATGATTGGCGAAGAAACCAAAGCGCAGATCCTCGAAAAAGAGGGCCGCCTGCCGGACGCGGTGATCGCCTGCGTCGGCGGCGGGTCAAACGCCATCGGCATGTTTGCTGATTTTATCGAGGAAACCAACGTCGGCCTGATCGGCGTGGAACCGGCCGGGCACGGTATCGAAAGCGGGGAACATGGCGCGCCGCTGAAGCATGGCCGCGTGGGGATCTACTTCGGCATGAAGTCGCCGATGATGCAGACCGCCGACGGCCAGATCGAGGAATCTTACTCCATTTCCGCCGGGCTGGACTTCCCGTCCGTTGGGCCGCAGCACGCGTTTCTGAACAGCACCGGTCGCGCCGACTATGTGTCGATCACCGACGACGAAGCGCTGGACGCGTTTAAAGCGCTCTCGCGCCACGAAGGGATCATCCCGGCGCTGGAGTCCTCTCACGCTCTGGCCCACGCGCTGAAGATGATGCGCGAGAACCCCGAAAAAGAACAGCTGCTGGTGGTTAACCTCTCCGGCCGCGGCGACAAAGACATTTTCACCGTACATGACATCCTGAAAGCGCGAGGGGAAATCTGA
- the trpA gene encoding tryptophan synthase subunit alpha — MERYETLFAQLKNRQEGAFVPFVTLGDPGPEQSLKIIDALIEGGADALELGIPFSDPLADGPTIQGAALRAFAAGVTPAQCFEMLAAIRQKHPTIPIGLLMYANLVFSPGIDAFYAQCERVGVDSVLVADVPVEESAPFRQAAMRHNIAPIFICPPNADDDLLRQIASYGRGYTYLLSRAGVTGAENRAALPLHHLVEKLAEYHAAPPLQGFGISAPEQVSAAIDAGAAGAISGSAIVKIIERHLDEPQIMLDELKAFVQSLKAATKTA, encoded by the coding sequence ATGGAACGCTATGAAACGCTGTTTGCCCAACTGAAAAATCGCCAGGAAGGCGCCTTCGTTCCCTTTGTCACCCTTGGCGATCCGGGACCGGAGCAGTCGCTGAAAATTATCGATGCGCTGATCGAAGGCGGCGCCGATGCCCTTGAGCTGGGGATCCCTTTCTCCGACCCGCTGGCGGACGGCCCGACCATCCAGGGCGCGGCCCTGCGCGCCTTCGCCGCGGGGGTAACCCCGGCGCAGTGCTTTGAGATGCTGGCGGCGATCCGCCAGAAGCATCCAACCATCCCAATCGGCCTGCTGATGTACGCCAATCTTGTCTTCAGCCCGGGCATCGATGCGTTCTATGCCCAGTGCGAACGCGTCGGCGTCGACTCGGTGCTGGTGGCCGACGTGCCGGTGGAAGAGTCCGCCCCGTTCCGCCAGGCGGCGATGCGTCATAATATCGCGCCGATTTTCATCTGCCCGCCCAATGCGGATGACGATTTACTGCGCCAGATTGCCTCTTATGGCCGCGGCTACACCTATCTGCTGTCGCGTGCCGGGGTGACGGGTGCGGAAAATCGCGCCGCGCTACCGCTGCACCACCTGGTGGAGAAGCTGGCGGAATATCACGCCGCACCGCCGCTGCAGGGCTTTGGTATCTCCGCGCCGGAGCAGGTGAGCGCCGCCATTGACGCCGGGGCCGCCGGGGCTATCTCCGGTTCCGCCATCGTCAAAATCATCGAACGCCACCTCGATGAGCCGCAGATCATGCTCGACGAACTGAAAGCCTTCGTCCAGAGTCTGAAGGCGGCGACCAAAACCGCCTGA
- a CDS encoding glycerate kinase type-2 family protein — MNNEQAAEILQDIFQHAVNSARAGPVTLANLPEKPRGRCVVIGAGKASAAMAAAVDAAWPDVAVSGVVVTRYGYAVPAGRIRIIEAAHPVSDAMSEVAAMLIVETLRGLTADDLVLALISGGGSALMALPAPGLTLADKQTITRALLHSGASIKEMNLVRRHLSAVKGGKLATMAQPARIVSLIISDVPGDDPTDVASGPTVADNSAPRDALRVLQRYGIAIPKSVSERLNQPAGPVENAATGEVRLIATPAMALAAAALAARQHGLTPLILGDAIEGESREVAVVMAGMAKSAKQYGHPVSGPAVLLSGGETTVTVNHTQPGKGGRNTEFLLSLACALQGEHGIWAMAGDSDGIDGTEDAAGAIVFPDTLARGKLSGLNAVQYLDGHDSYCYFHALNDLLITGPTLTNVNDIRAILIA; from the coding sequence ATGAATAACGAACAGGCTGCAGAGATCCTGCAGGATATTTTTCAACATGCGGTCAACAGCGCCCGCGCCGGGCCGGTGACCCTGGCTAATCTGCCGGAAAAACCTCGCGGCCGTTGTGTGGTGATCGGTGCGGGTAAAGCGTCCGCGGCAATGGCGGCTGCCGTGGATGCGGCCTGGCCGGATGTGGCGGTGTCGGGCGTGGTGGTGACGCGTTACGGTTACGCGGTTCCTGCGGGCCGCATCCGCATTATTGAGGCGGCACATCCCGTATCAGATGCCATGAGCGAGGTTGCCGCAATGCTGATTGTGGAGACGCTGCGCGGTTTAACTGCTGATGATCTGGTGCTGGCCTTGATTTCAGGAGGAGGATCGGCGCTGATGGCGCTGCCCGCCCCGGGGTTAACGCTGGCAGATAAGCAGACCATCACCCGGGCCCTGCTCCATAGCGGGGCCAGCATCAAAGAGATGAATCTGGTACGTCGTCATCTCTCAGCGGTGAAAGGCGGAAAGCTGGCGACCATGGCGCAACCGGCGCGCATCGTATCACTGATTATCAGCGATGTGCCTGGCGATGATCCGACGGACGTAGCGTCTGGCCCTACCGTTGCCGATAACAGCGCACCACGTGATGCGCTCCGGGTACTGCAGCGGTATGGCATTGCGATCCCGAAGTCCGTTAGCGAACGGCTAAACCAGCCGGCCGGCCCGGTGGAAAACGCCGCGACAGGCGAGGTCAGGCTTATCGCCACGCCAGCGATGGCGTTAGCGGCGGCGGCTCTGGCCGCACGACAACATGGACTCACCCCTCTTATTTTGGGGGATGCGATAGAAGGTGAAAGCAGGGAAGTGGCGGTGGTCATGGCCGGTATGGCGAAATCGGCGAAGCAGTATGGTCACCCGGTTTCTGGGCCTGCTGTACTGTTGTCAGGTGGCGAAACCACGGTGACAGTAAACCACACTCAGCCTGGAAAAGGGGGGCGCAATACCGAGTTTTTACTCAGTCTGGCCTGTGCGCTACAGGGGGAACACGGTATCTGGGCCATGGCGGGAGACAGCGATGGTATTGATGGCACAGAAGATGCCGCAGGCGCGATAGTCTTCCCGGACACCCTTGCGCGCGGCAAGCTGAGCGGTCTTAACGCAGTGCAATATCTGGATGGCCATGATAGTTACTGCTATTTTCATGCGCTTAATGATTTGCTGATCACCGGCCCGACGTTAACCAACGTCAATGATATTCGGGCAATATTGATTGCCTGA
- a CDS encoding tartrate dehydrogenase, with product MRHYKIAAIPADGIGPEVISAGIEVLHALTRHDPQLKFDVETFDWGSDYYKKHGVMMPEEGLNTLKAFDAIYFGAVGAPDVPDHITLWGLRLPICQGFDQYANVRPTKILPGVTSPLRNRGSGDLDWVIVRENSEGEYSGNGGRAHRGLPEEVGTEVAIFTRVGVTRIMRYAFRLAQSRPRKLLTVVTKSNAQRHGMVMWDEIAAEVAQEFPDVQWDKMLVDAMTHRMTLHPQTLDTIVATNLHADILSDLAGALAGSLGVAPTANIDPERRFPSMFEPIHGSAFDITGKGIANPIATFWTAVQMLEHLGERHAAALIMESIEHVCEKGILTPDVGGSANTAEVTRAVVHYIDAKANIAETA from the coding sequence ATGCGTCACTACAAAATTGCTGCTATCCCTGCGGACGGTATCGGACCGGAAGTCATTTCGGCAGGTATTGAAGTCTTGCACGCGCTGACGCGCCACGATCCGCAACTGAAATTTGATGTAGAAACCTTTGACTGGGGGTCAGACTATTACAAAAAACATGGCGTGATGATGCCGGAAGAAGGGCTGAACACGCTGAAAGCATTCGATGCCATTTACTTCGGCGCGGTGGGCGCGCCGGATGTCCCTGATCACATCACCCTCTGGGGCCTGCGCCTGCCGATTTGCCAGGGCTTTGACCAGTACGCCAATGTGCGACCCACCAAAATTCTGCCGGGCGTCACTTCACCGCTGCGCAACCGCGGGTCGGGCGATCTTGACTGGGTCATCGTGCGTGAAAACTCCGAAGGTGAATATTCTGGTAACGGCGGCCGTGCGCACCGCGGTTTACCTGAAGAAGTCGGTACCGAAGTGGCAATCTTCACCCGTGTTGGGGTGACGCGCATTATGCGCTATGCCTTCAGACTGGCGCAGTCTCGTCCACGTAAACTGCTGACCGTGGTGACCAAATCCAACGCCCAGCGCCATGGTATGGTGATGTGGGATGAGATTGCCGCCGAAGTGGCGCAGGAATTCCCGGATGTGCAGTGGGACAAAATGTTAGTCGATGCCATGACACACCGTATGACGTTGCACCCCCAGACCCTGGATACCATCGTTGCCACCAATCTGCACGCCGATATCCTTTCCGACCTGGCCGGCGCGCTGGCGGGTAGCCTGGGCGTAGCGCCGACGGCGAATATTGATCCTGAACGCCGCTTCCCTTCCATGTTCGAACCGATCCATGGTTCCGCATTCGATATCACCGGCAAAGGGATTGCGAACCCCATCGCTACGTTCTGGACCGCAGTACAGATGCTTGAACATTTGGGCGAACGCCATGCCGCTGCGCTGATTATGGAGAGCATTGAGCATGTATGTGAAAAAGGCATTCTGACGCCAGATGTCGGTGGCTCAGCCAATACCGCGGAGGTGACACGCGCCGTGGTGCACTACATTGATGCCAAAGCTAACATTGCCGAGACTGCATAA
- a CDS encoding MFS transporter has translation MKNDLEKKVMRKVTLRIIPFIMLLYFIAFLDRVNIGFAALTMNQDLGFSPTVFGLGAGIFFLGYFLFEVPSNLILHKVGARIWIARVMITWGFVSGCMAFVQGTTSFYILRFLLGVAEAGFFPGIILYLSYWFPAARRAQVTAIFMAAAPLSTALGSPISAALLEMHGFLGYAGWQWMFVLEAFPALVLGVVVLFFLTDRPAKAKWLTDQERAWLENAMQDEERARAAKQSHSSAWRGLADIRVLALALVYFGTSAGLYTLGIWSPQIIRSFGASSLEIGFLNAFPAVIGVIAMILWARHSDRTKERSWHVIGACLLAAAGLIYAGNVNTLFTVMVALTLVTVGISASKPPLWSMPTLFLSGPAAAAGIAAINSIGNLGGFVGPMMIGVIREQTGSYSWGLYFVAGLLALSALVVVILSARANKSPTAELPHPHTH, from the coding sequence ATGAAAAACGACCTCGAAAAGAAGGTGATGCGTAAGGTTACCCTGCGCATTATTCCTTTCATCATGCTGCTGTACTTCATTGCCTTCCTTGACCGCGTCAATATTGGCTTTGCCGCCCTGACCATGAATCAGGATCTGGGATTTTCACCCACTGTTTTTGGGCTGGGCGCCGGCATTTTCTTCTTGGGTTACTTTCTGTTTGAGGTACCGTCAAACTTAATTCTCCATAAAGTGGGCGCCCGCATCTGGATCGCCCGCGTCATGATCACCTGGGGATTCGTCTCGGGCTGCATGGCTTTTGTGCAGGGCACGACGAGCTTCTACATTCTGCGTTTTCTGCTCGGTGTGGCGGAAGCCGGTTTCTTCCCGGGGATCATTCTCTATCTCAGCTACTGGTTTCCTGCCGCCAGGCGTGCGCAGGTCACTGCCATCTTTATGGCCGCAGCCCCCCTGTCGACAGCACTGGGATCGCCCATTTCGGCCGCACTGCTCGAGATGCATGGCTTCCTCGGCTACGCCGGCTGGCAGTGGATGTTTGTACTGGAAGCGTTCCCGGCGCTGGTGCTCGGTGTTGTGGTTCTGTTCTTCCTGACGGATCGTCCGGCCAAAGCCAAATGGCTAACTGATCAAGAGCGTGCCTGGCTGGAAAACGCCATGCAAGACGAGGAGCGGGCACGGGCGGCAAAACAGAGCCATTCCAGTGCATGGCGAGGGCTAGCGGATATACGCGTCCTGGCGCTGGCGCTGGTCTATTTCGGAACCTCAGCCGGGCTGTATACGCTTGGCATCTGGTCCCCGCAAATCATTCGCAGTTTCGGTGCTTCTTCGCTGGAGATTGGTTTCCTGAACGCCTTTCCGGCGGTGATCGGCGTCATCGCCATGATCCTCTGGGCGCGTCATTCCGATCGAACCAAAGAGCGCAGCTGGCATGTCATTGGCGCCTGCCTGCTGGCGGCAGCCGGGCTGATATACGCCGGTAACGTCAACACATTGTTTACCGTAATGGTTGCCTTAACGCTGGTCACCGTGGGGATTAGCGCATCAAAACCCCCGCTGTGGAGCATGCCAACCCTGTTCCTCAGCGGCCCGGCTGCGGCCGCTGGCATTGCCGCTATCAACTCCATCGGCAATCTCGGTGGTTTCGTCGGGCCGATGATGATTGGCGTGATCCGCGAGCAAACCGGTAGCTACAGCTGGGGCCTGTACTTTGTCGCCGGATTGCTGGCGCTCTCGGCCCTCGTGGTCGTGATTCTCTCTGCCAGAGCGAACAAATCGCCGACAGCAGAGCTTCCACATCCTCATACTCATTAA